The nucleotide sequence GGCATCCGTTCTTCGATTGTCCCACGGCAGATAGGGCACTTCTTGCATTTTTCGCAGCAAGTGCTGTTAAACACATCAGAAGTCAACCAaaggcaacaaaaaaaaaaatcaattacttTAAGCATAAGTCCCTGAGATATGTATCAGTGCAGTGACACAGGTATTAGACTGAGCTATTATTACCTGCAAAGAACGTGATGCTTGCAGGGAAGGAGGACCACATTAATCTGCTCTTCAAAGCAAACTCTACATAATATCTTCTCCTGATATATTTAGCGATCAATTTAAAGCGTGTTAGATCCTGATGCAGTTAACAGTCACTCAAGCACAAACATTGAACAGAAATGCCCTTCTAACTAACAAGAATGCTACTCGTGGATGAATTCAGAAACCATTTTAACTGCTAagaattgcaaagttaaatCAAGAATGCTACTCCTATGATGTGGTTTATTTACTTCTATAATTTTGTAACTTCTTTTAAATGATATGCAATCAAGGTCAAGAATGTTACATTTTGAAGTCTTTCATATTCTTCCTGGCTGTATTTTGTAACTTCTGTCTGCTCACCAAGTGCAGCTTGAAGTCTCCAAATCTGCGAGTTATAAAAGAGCCGGTTATTGAAATGCATTATGTATGAAAAAGATTAAACATGCTCGTATACTCAGTTTAACTTATTCTTACTATTAAGTAAGAAAAAACATGGTAGctacatattttaatataaggAAGGAAATAGTGTCTTCACCTCCTCAACAAGTTCCCCTCTAGGCATTTTCTTCACTGTATCGGGGGAGAAAGTATTATACCTAAATAGTAAATCAAATCACATATCATCATAGAGAAGTGTGAATAACACTATAAACCATTCAAAATAACGCAAAACTTATTGCAAGCAATTATCACCATTCACCATTATACTAAAAATGGTATAATGTAACAGAGAGTACTGACCCAGAACTTCCAGCGCAAAAAAGTCTGGCTTCTTCCTCTCTACTTCCTTCGTCTATTGACCACCAACCTAGCAACCTGCCAAGAGGAGGAGTGCAGCCACCGACAAATTCTTCATGTTAGTTCAACAACGTTTTAAGATTTTCTAGGCTCAGTAGAAAATCCATACCTACagataaatttgtttttctacTAATAAATCTAAACTGATACCTTGATCCATGATTGAAAAACCCAAAGCAGTCACGGGATTTTGATGATATAGATGAGTAGCTTCTAGGAATATCTCCATTATAGAGTAAAAGAATAATCTTCTCTATTAATCTATATGCAGCAAATAATACTCCAGCTCCTTGCAACAGAAGAAGGGGAGAAAAAATTACCCAAATCGGTATATCTTTTGCGCCCGATGGTGTTCCCTGAagtttaaacaacaaaaaatgaggAAAGAAAACCAAAGAATGAGGAAACCTACAAAGTGCAAGAGCAACACTGACATGGTTATTGTTAGCATGTATACCTCTAAATGCATAAAAAGTAGTATTTGGAAAGCTATGAATGGAATTTTCATAATATGCCCGCCTATGTCCTGCAGACTGCAAAACACATTTTGCTGCTCATCTTCTTCGGTAGAAATAACTATGCCTTCTCTACTCCATTCTAGATATCTTACAGTATTTGACGACGAACATGGTTCTGTAATGTGACCGTTTCCATGAATTGTAGGATTGTGCCACTTCGTACAAACGAGAAACGCAAAGCATTGTGCAATGCTGCAAAAGGATAAAATGAGTTTATGATGGAAAAAGTACAAGATTAATATGAAATGCTTAAAACAGTCTACCAAGAGATATTGATTATACCCATAGTTAATAAACAAGTCCCACCAGCCTAGGGCAGCAACATCACCTGCAGGTAATTGAGAAATTATTagtaacaaatcacatttaaacAGCGAGTTCTGCAATGAATCATATCAAAGTAACGGTGCTGTCTCACATGACGTATAACCATCAGAATATGATAAAAACAATGACGGTTatgattgaaatttaattttaattaggtAGTTTTCTactgtttgtttatttttattgaacaaTAAATGTCGGCGGTGTATCCTTTTTGATGAGATAGCTAAACCAATGTGATCAAAGTTTACTTTTAATATACACTTGCAAGTAGAAACCCCAAATTTTAAACAGATAACCATGTACTGAATCAAGTCTTGCAAATTGCAATCCCATCTTTTTGCAATCATTATTAGAAGGCTGACCCCAATCAAAATCTAAGTTTCATatgttatttattaaataaatacaaagttGTCAAGGCCAAAGAATAGTGTATTACAAAAAAAGCTAATATCTGTATATCTAAAACAAAGTTTTATACATCTTATCAAAATGTTGTGAAAAACTAACCAACTGCGCACTCAATTAGGATGCAGAGAGGTCAAGGAAAGGTAGGCAATGTAGTCTATGACATTACATTTCAAGAGTAAGTTAATTACACAGTCAACAATTGTTTCAGAGAGGAAATTAAAACTTACCGCATATCTTTAGAAGGGTGAACACTGTGGCAGCAACAAAGAAGACCATGGATATCGAAATCCAGAAGTGctgaaaaacaatcatgcaatTCAAATTTAGTAATGAGCTTTGGGAAAATAGAAAAGCAAGATGGCATAACCGACGGATTAAAAGACTTAAAAATTTGTCTTAGTAAGTATTGAATAACAAGGTAATGCTAATAATTAAGATGTCGACAAATGGTATAAcaggaatattgccaaaaacCAAAATAGTGCAAAAGAAGGATAAAACAAAGAGAACTAAGGATGTTTGAATTGAAAGaacatatttgtttttattttctgttttacattgataatttaaaaaatgttattgtgTTTTACTTTATTTCTTGTTTCTAATGTGTACAGGAAAggtgaaaacaataaaatactatttCACATTGTCATTTacgaattttttaaaacaagaaCCAAAGTTAAAATAAGATGACATTTGATAATTATTagtaaaatcataaaatcaatacaGAAAGCATTTTTTTCTAAACCAAACAGGCCTTTAAACTCTAATCACTAATGTATTCCAACAAAGATTAAGTATTGTCTAGACTATACCCGTCAAAGCTTTTAAATTATGAATACTTCTCAATCTTATTGCTTTTTGTAGAAATCACAGTCTAAATTCACCAGGGATTTGAACAAAAAATGCTGAAAAGTAACCTATCAAAACCGATTTTATAAATTGCTAAATAGACGTCAGATAGGGCATCAGGTTCCTATTTCGGGAGTATCAGTAAGGTGCCTTTATTCAATTTCAGAGCATATCACTgatcaattaattaatcaacTAATGAACGATATCTTACAGGAAGAGTTTCCCATACTGCTTCATCCGTCATATTTTCCTCATCTCCAGGCATCAAAGCCCTACACATCCTATAAAGATACATTTTTTGTCAATAAAGCACCAGTTTGATAGAAGAGTATATAATAGTATTGAACCTTGCAGctttataattgattaatttaacaTTGAGTCTAACCATGTGCAACCATACAATTAACTATTACAGGCTTATAAGTTATGACGCTTTTCAACAATCAAAATGATTTTCTGAAAATACAAGTTATTTTGTAAATTGTTACATAATGTTGAATGATTGTGGTGAATCTATTGCCAATTTTTTAAGACAGTTCCAACATATATTACAAGATGGGGGACTATTGATGAGTTGAAAGATAAGTGCCAGCTCCATATGAAAGTTTATCATAGAATTTGAGATCAGGGTGAAATTCAATCTCCAACTACCTAAACCTTATAAGCACTACTCATGTCATATTTCTAAGCGATGTATGACTAAACTCCCACCCTCACTCGGATCCGTATTGCCTGCTGCAGGATAAACGTGCAACGATCTCAGCCGTTAATTTGAGATTGAACGGCTTAAATTACAAAGTAACAAAAtcagttttaaattttaacaatatcGTCGACGGCCAACATTAAAAACTGTGCAATGCTGTTACAGCACCAAATCCATTTCCCCCTCACTCGATGAAGGAGATGAAGGCTGCAATGAGGGTAGCCCTCCAAAGTTGCCACAATTAAGGCGTCTAGGGACAGACCACAGTTTGGGCGGATTTGAAACATATAGAAtataaagcttttttttttttttggtggtggccggggtttgaactccagaccttgcatatattatgcattgtccataccaactgagctaagctcacgaggacatagAATATAAAGCTTGGTAAGCTATAAATGGAACCAGACAAATACCTGATGTTGTCAATCAAAATCGCCAATTCGAAAGCTATGAGAGGTATGAAGACAATCTTTAAATTCACCACTGCATCattaaaacaatcaatgaatTATATAAAAGTACCACAATTCAACTTCATGTGAAGAGACGGTGATCAATAATATCCATGATAGTTGTGCCATAAGATATGTTACTTACCATAACTACTTCCAAGATGTATACATAGAAGAAGCTCAAATGCCACCAGTAATGGTGTAGCTATGACTGAATGACAAGGAGCCCACTGCACGTGAACAAAATAGTTTTACATCGGTAACAAAAACCTTCTACAGGACAAAAAAACTGTCCACGAAACAGAAGACAATTTGAAGTGTGTCTTACTTGGCGCCCATGAGGCATCGAAGGAGCAGGCAAGGAAAACCTGCCTCTTGCTATCACAACATGAAAAAGCCAAAGAGGAAAAAAGACAGTCCTGCCAAAAAGAAAGATATGTATGATATAATGAACTTTGAAAGGGAAGAGTCTGTTAGATAGCGTAATCTATTTCTTCTCGCTAATCCACAATCTGAGATTCACTACCCAACACCCCACCTATCGATATTTTAAGACATGATTTGAACCAGTAGCCCCTAATTTAAATGGAACAGTCAAAGGTTTATGTCTGGTTTACTGCAACATAATATACACAGCAGGACATCAACATGAATTCGATGCCCACACCCATACTGATGCATCTCATACATCTCAATTATCCagtagtagttttttttattgaaaaaaaaagtcccAGATACTTCTCTGGTACCTCTTCCATACG is from Medicago truncatula cultivar Jemalong A17 chromosome 1, MtrunA17r5.0-ANR, whole genome shotgun sequence and encodes:
- the LOC11418389 gene encoding uncharacterized protein, whose translation is MLVRRRVMSWRRVFKSLQAMLAHAFLFSFSLLLVLKLDRFFLFSWWTVFFPLWLFHVVIARGRFSLPAPSMPHGRQWAPCHSVIATPLLVAFELLLCIHLGSSYVVNLKIVFIPLIAFELAILIDNIRMCRALMPGDEENMTDEAVWETLPHFWISISMVFFVAATVFTLLKICGDVAALGWWDLFINYGIAQCFAFLVCTKWHNPTIHGNGHITEPCSSSNTVRYLEWSREGIVISTEEDEQQNVFCSLQDIGGHIMKIPFIAFQILLFMHLEGTPSGAKDIPIWVIFSPLLLLQGAGVLFAAYRLIEKIILLLYNGDIPRSYSSISSKSRDCFGFFNHGSRLLGWWSIDEGSREEEARLFCAGSSGYNTFSPDTVKKMPRGELVEEIWRLQAALGEQTEVTKYSQEEYERLQNEKILCRVCFEEQINVVLLPCKHHVLCSTCCEKCKKCPICRGTIEERMPIYDV